A genomic window from Sorex araneus isolate mSorAra2 chromosome 2, mSorAra2.pri, whole genome shotgun sequence includes:
- the S1PR3 gene encoding sphingosine 1-phosphate receptor 3 has translation MAMVLSSLPGPSPWNGTLHLHYNYVGKLEGRLKDAPEGSTLTTVLFLIICSLIVLENLMVLIAIWKNHKFHNRMYFFIGNLALCDLLAGIVYKVNILMSGKRTLSLSPTVWFLREGSMFVALGASTCSLLAIAIERHLTMIKMRPYDANKKYRVFLLIGMCWLIAFSLGALPILGWNCLHNLPDCSTILPLYSKKYIAFCISIFMAILVTIVILYVRIYFLVKSSSRRVASPQNLERSMALLRTVVIVVSVFIACWSPLFILFLVDVACRVKECPVLFKAQWFIVLAVLNSAMNPIIYTLASKEMRRAFFRLVCNCLVRGKGVCSLPTQPALDPNRSKSSGSNNSSPASKSKEDLPQTAALPCITDRNKALQNGILCQ, from the coding sequence ATGGCCATGGTGCTCAGCTcgctgcccggcccctccccctggAACGGCACCCTCCACCTGCACTACAACTACGTGGGCAAGCTGGAGGGCCGGCTGAAGGACGCTCCCGAGGGCAGCACCCTCACCACCGTGCTGTTCCTGATCATCTGCAGCCTCATCGTCCTGGAGAACCTGATGGTTTTAATCGCCATCTGGAAAAACCATAAGTTTCACAACCGTATGTACTTCTTCATCGGCAACCTGGCTCTGTGCGACCTGCTGGCCGGCATCGTCTACAAGGTCAACATCCTGATGTCTGGCAAGAGGACGCTGAGCCTTTCTCCCACTGTCTGGTTTCTCCGAGAAGGCAGCATGTTTGTGGCCCTGGGGGCATCCACCTGCAGCTTACTGGCCATCGCAATTGAGCGACACTTGACCATGATCAAAATGAGACCTTATGATGCCAACAAGAAGTACCGGGTCTTTCTCCTCATCGGGATGTGCTGGCTCATTGCCTTCTCTCTGGGCGCCTTGCCCATCTTGGGCTGGAACTGCCTGCACAACCTCCCGGACTGCTCCACCATCCTGCCCCTCTACTCCAAGAAGTACATCGCCTTCTGCATCAGCATATTCATGGCCATCCTGGTGACCATCGTCATCCTCTATGTGCGCATCTACTTCCTGGTCAAGTCCAGCAGCCGCAGGGTGGCCAGCCCCCAGAACCTGGAGCGCTCCATGGCGCTGCTGCGCACCGTGGTGATCGTGGTGAGTGTGTTCATCGCCTGCTGGTCACcgctcttcatcctcttcctggTGGACGTGGCCTGCAGGGTGAAGGAGTGTCCTGTGCTGTTCAAGGCGCAGTGGTTTAttgtgctggcagtgctcaactCCGCCATGAACCCCATCATCTATACCCTGGCCAGCAAGGAGATGCGCCGAGCTTTCTTCCGCCTGGTGTGCAACTGTCTGGTCCGGGGCAAGGGGGTGTGCTCGCTCCCGACCCAGCCTGCTCTGGATCCAAACAGAAGTAAATCCAGCGGCAGCAACAACAGCAGCCCCGCCTCCAAGAGCAAGGAAGACCTCCCCCAGACAGCTGCTCTGCCCTGCATCACTGACAGGAACAAAGCCCTGCAGAACGGGATTCTCTGCCAGTGA